TATTGAGAATGCAAAAGTAAGTTCAGACACGGCAATTCTTGTTGACGACTTTGACAAGGTTGCCAAAGACAAAAAGTTGATTAAGGGGCTGGCAGACAAACATGCGTTCTTCATAGCACAGGCAGCCATTATGCCAAAAGTTGCCAGCGCCTTTGGCCGTGTGCTTGGCCCCAGGGGCAAAATGCCAAACCCGAAAGCTGGCTGCGTTGTTCCGCAGAACATAAATCTCAAGCCAGTTGTCGAGAAGCTAAAAAAGACAGTCAAAGTGAGCATCAAAAAGGGCCCGTTCTTTATGGCCAGGGTTGGGGCAGAATCCTCAAATGATGAGGAGATCGTAGACAATGTATTCACGCTTTACAATGCAATTCTGCACCACCTTCCAAAAGAGAAGCACAACATCAAATCCCAGTATCTCAAGACCACAATGGGCAAACCGGTTCATTTCGAAAGCCAAGACGCTGTGAAGCAGAATGAAAAAGATTCCTGAAGCAAAAAAGAAGGTAGTTGATGAGTTTGCTGAGGCATTAGCATCATCAAAGGTCATCGCCGTCGTGAATATGGAGAATCTGCCTGCTGCCCAGCTGCAGACCATGGCTAAGATTCTTCGGAAAGACGTGCAGATCAAGATGACCAAGAAGCGGCTCCTTAACCTAGCTCTTGAAAAGGCCGTTAAGACAAGGCAGGATCTCGGAAAAATCAAAGATTACTTTATCGGTATGCCGGCATTGATCTTCACATCGCAGGATCCGTTTAAGCTCTACAGGAAGACCCAGCAATCAAAAGCAAAGGCCCCTGCAAAACCTGGCCAGATCGCTCCGATGGATATCGAGATCAAGGCAGGCCCGACACCATTTGTTCCAGGACCCATAATCAGCGAGCTCGCCCAGCTTGGGCTTAAAACCAAGGTTGAAGAGGGAAAGATAACAATTGTGCAGGACAAGATCCTGGTAAAGCAAGGAGAGAAAATCAACGAAAAACAGGCATCCCTGCTCCAGCGCCTTGACATCAAGCCGATGGAGATAGGCCTGAACATTGTTGCTGCCTTTGAGGACGGCATGATCTACACCAAGGAGGTCATGGCCCTGGACGACAAGAAACTGATGGAAGATATAGCTGCTGCCTTCACAGAAACCTGCAACCTTATGGCAGAGATCTGCTATATAACAAGAGAAAATATCGAGATGTTCCTCGGAAAGGCAGCGGCAGAGGCAAGGGCCGTTGCATCTGAAGCAGGTATAATCACCAGCGAAACCATACCTGAACTTTTGGCAAAGGCAGAGGCAGAAGCAAAGGCAGTGAAAGACGAAGCTAAGCTAGCATAACAAAAAAGATTAAAAGGGGTTGGAAACCCCGGTAAAAAAGCGCACAATAACGGAGGTAAAAGAAATGGAATATGTCTATGCAAGCATGCTGCTTCATAAAGCAGGAAAAAAGATTGAGCCAGAGGCAGTCAAGAAAGTGCTTGAGGCCGCAGGCATCACGCCTGATGAGGCCAGGATCAAGGCACTTGTGGCAGCACTCGAAAACGTCAATATAGACGAAGCTGTAAAAAAGGCAGCAGTTGCGCCAGCAGCGCCTGCTCCAGCGGCAGCAGCCAAAGAGTCTCCAAAGAGCGAAAAAAAGAGCGCTGAAGAGGAGAAAAAATCAGAGGAAGCTGCTTCAGCAGGTCTTGGCGCGCTGTTCGGTTAAATGCACGAACTAGAGGCAAAAAAACAGATTGCAGCGCTCGGGAGAGAGGCTGCTGCATTGCGGCAGCAGCTCAACCAGAGCGCATCCCAAAAGAGGCAGATTCTTAGTGAATTGGATGCTCTTGAAGAGGAAATAGGCAGCAGTATTCTCGGAGCATCTGAAGCGAAGGCCAGGCGGGACGGGCGTACAAAGGAAGTCAAGGCTCAGAAAGATGCCAGAACTTTAGTTCAGGCAACCATGAAAGAAGTGATTGCAAGTCTTCGTTCAAGAGGAATGGGTAATCTCAAAAGGCTGCCAAGCCCGGAATCGATTGAGGCGCAGATTCAAAGGCTTGAAGAAGCCATCGAGACCGAAGCATTCCCATTTGAGAAAGAGCAAAGACTGACCAAGAGGATCAAGATGCTCAAGGCTCAGAAGCTGGAGGCAAAACAGGCATTTGAGGAGCTGCAAAAAGAGAGGGAGAAGAGGGCTGAGATGGCAAGATTGAGGGGAGAAAGCGAGAAAGCCCATGCAAATGTCCAGACTATGGCAGAGAAAAGCCAGATTGAGCATAACA
The sequence above is a segment of the Candidatus Nanoarchaeia archaeon genome. Coding sequences within it:
- the rplJ gene encoding 50S ribosomal protein L10, giving the protein MKKIPEAKKKVVDEFAEALASSKVIAVVNMENLPAAQLQTMAKILRKDVQIKMTKKRLLNLALEKAVKTRQDLGKIKDYFIGMPALIFTSQDPFKLYRKTQQSKAKAPAKPGQIAPMDIEIKAGPTPFVPGPIISELAQLGLKTKVEEGKITIVQDKILVKQGEKINEKQASLLQRLDIKPMEIGLNIVAAFEDGMIYTKEVMALDDKKLMEDIAAAFTETCNLMAEICYITRENIEMFLGKAAAEARAVASEAGIITSETIPELLAKAEAEAKAVKDEAKLA
- a CDS encoding 50S ribosomal protein L1, which gives rise to MQKQEIKRILEKVRKEAPKKKFTQSIDYIVSFKDLDLKKTENQVEFFVVLNHGTGKESRICSLVGPELIENAKVSSDTAILVDDFDKVAKDKKLIKGLADKHAFFIAQAAIMPKVASAFGRVLGPRGKMPNPKAGCVVPQNINLKPVVEKLKKTVKVSIKKGPFFMARVGAESSNDEEIVDNVFTLYNAILHHLPKEKHNIKSQYLKTTMGKPVHFESQDAVKQNEKDS
- the rpl12p gene encoding 50S ribosomal protein P1, encoding MEYVYASMLLHKAGKKIEPEAVKKVLEAAGITPDEARIKALVAALENVNIDEAVKKAAVAPAAPAPAAAAKESPKSEKKSAEEEKKSEEAASAGLGALFG